TACATATAACATGGGTTCAGAACATACCTACGTTGATATGGAGTCCCCATTGAGCCAGGAGGAAAAAAGATGAAATGTTAggaatgacaaataaaaattcTGGTAATTCAAACGTATTTATTAATTCAAAATTGTGAGCTATGAAATCAAAATGTATGACGCTTCTATGTCTGTCCATGCATGTGCCAAAAGTTTCTGATTAAAGTTGTATTAAACATATATCAAAGTATGATCAACTGTAGTTCAacgaatttattttattattcatcaAAATGAAGATTGACCAAGAGCACAAGTTTCTTCCAGATCATTGTCATTCACTCTTACTTTACAATTCTTTATATTCATCATATTTTATTCCTGAATCTGCTGGCAGTAGTAtttcaacaaaaacaatttaggatgtttttgcatttaattttagaaaatttaatatatatatgtgtatatatataaaaacaaatttaaatatGACTGATGTATATGAAAAATGTACTaatattgtgaatatttttaagaGTACAAGCTTCTTCCACATCATTGTCATTTCAATTCTGTATATTCATGATAACTGATGCCTGAATCTGCTGGCAAtagtatttaaacaaaaaaataataaaaacatttttggaagTAAGGAATTAAAACTGAATTTAGGAATTTTTTGCATTCAATTTTAGAGgatttaatgaaaaataataataataaaatacagaaaaaattaaataaaatatgactGATGTATATGAAAAATGTACTAATATTGTGACTAATTTTAAGAGTACAAGTTTCTTCCACATCATTGTAATTCActcttattttacagttctTTATATTCATGATATTTAATTCCTGAATCTGCTCTCAATagtattaaaacaaacaaacaaaaaaataacttcaggagaaaaaattgaattattatttttagcatttttaaaattgaaatacagaaaaaaaatataatttaatatgaCCGATGTATATGAGGAAAAAGTACTAATATTGTGACTATTTTTTGTGGCTCATACTATTTCCGGTTCAGGATAGAGGTGTTTCCGGGTGACGGTACAGATTTGTCAAATAGCCCGTGCATGGCATGGTTGTCAGGATAGTCATCGATTCGGCCAAGGAACCAGGTTGGACATTTTTATCAACGTGTAACAGACGTTAAACCGCCAGAGGAAGGACTAACTCCATCTTTACTGACCGTCTGAGCAGCTGTCCTCACCGCCGGGGAGCAGATTTTCACATTTGTCATTGCTCGGTTAGCTCACTAGTTTAACGTTGCTCTTTGAAAATGGCGGATCTACCACCAGAGAAGAGCCTGGACGATTTCTTTGCCAAGCGGgataaaaagaagaagaaagagaaaggaaagggCAAAGACACCGCCGCTGGGCCGACGTCGGCTGTGACGAAAAAGACTAAAAAGGAGAAGGAAAAATCTGCGAAAAACGAGAATCAGGACACACAGATTGAAAAGGTAACTACTCCCTGGTAACTTTTTTGCCTCAGTCTTTCCCAGATACCGGTGTCGTGTCAAATTTTGCATCCCTCGTCACAATCTGCTTCCTGCTTATATTTAGCCCGCTTTGCTAACGTGTCTCTAACGTTTCACCCGTTAATGCAGGAAAACCATGCGTGTAACGTTAATAGAGATGTGAAGGGAGGCAAAGCCGGTTGCTAGCTAGCATATGGTTTCACCTGGAGCACATTCAGACGGGAGACGACATTTAGCACGCGTTGtacacttaatttttttttacaacattagCTTCCGTCAAGCGTCAAAATATTAGCTACACGTTGACGTTTGAGGCCCACTTATCAGCTAATAGAGTGTTAAAGGCCGTGTGTGTGCAAGGGGGAGCTGTCATCCTCTTCTTTGAATCGTGGCTATGCAACTAGGCCGAGCCGCCATTTGTCACAAGTTTGCACGGTGTCCACATCCTTTATAGCTTTTAGATAACATTATTATGATTGTGTGACAATTAAACATTATCCTTTATAAGGTTAGATAACTTGTCACACTGGTGGGTAACGTTGACCTATGCTGGTATGGCCTGTATATTAGTTTCCTGGGAAGAGACTAGGGTGCAGATGTTTTATTAAAGGAGGGCCTAAGTGAATTAAGCATCACCCATATTACCAGTGTAGTTTTACTGTAATAAGCGTTGTGTATTAATGCCTTCTTCTGCCAAGGAGGACGAGGAATGGAAAGATTTTGAGCAGAAAGAAGTGGATTACAGCGGGCTCCGGCTTCAGGCTTTACAGATAAGGTGAGAATCACATATGTATTTGGTTGTCTTGATTCCTTGTCCACATGACATCATTTGAGTGTGTTTACTtaagtgtgtaatcacctgaacgttagaattgttgtgttttccttaccttaCAATAAGCTGTTAATTCTACACAAGGAGGGGTCCTCATCCtcggagattgccatgttgcaccgcatgtttctacagtagcccagaatggacaaaccaaacactgactctagatagagccttttgctttttcacattggccaccatagttagcagcccttcAGTGACAAGAGCATAGGAAaaacactgttgttgtttttttaaatatgaaactgctttcaattcaattcaattcaattcaattttatttataaagcccaatatcacaaatcacagtttgcctcacagggctttacagcatacgacatccctctgtccttatgaccctcgcagcggataaggaaaaactcccccaaaaaaaccctttaacggggaaaaaaaacggtagaaacctcaggaagagcaactgaggagggatccctcttccaggacggacagacgtgcaatagatgtcgtacagaacagatcagcataacaaattaacagtaatccacatgacacaatgagacagagaaagagagagagagagagacactacACTAAATCCCCTAAGtcttaaacactggaccttttaagtGATTATACTACTGGAAGAAGCAAGAAGACAGCATGTATGTTTTGAACCTCCCCAGTGTTTTTATGTAGCAGTCATTGTGCAGTGGTTTTGGGGCAAATTCTGGGTGTCACAGCACAGTTAGCCTGACTCcagattagggctgcaactaacggttattttcattgttgactaatctgtcgattattacTTCGATTAGTCGACAAATCATTATATcgaaaaatgtattaaaatgttgaaaaatgttggtctgtctctcccaaaccacAAAATtttgtcatctaatgtcttgttttgtactcaagcccaagggttttagttcattgtcatgggagagtgtgtaaagctgccaatatttgaacataagaagctgcagtaagagtattttggggtacctTTATACCTTTAtatttttctatgaaaaatgactcaaaccgattagtcgactactaaaatagtcatcgattattttaatagtcgattagtcatcaattagtcgactaatcgttgcagccctagatcagttttatttttttcacgtCTCCAGAGACAAAGTTACCATCCGTATCCTCAGATCCACAGTGATGGCAGAGGTCCTGGAGAGTGTCTGTAACAGCACTTAAAACTATGTATTTTGACACGtccccctcagtatttagaacatgtgcatccCTCCCTGTATTTATATTCGTATTATATTCaatgcataacaataacagtacagaAAAACTGATGAACTGCACTGTTAAACCAAAAGCGAACATCATAATTGCAGCTTATGTGTTTGAGTAAAACATGTGATTTGGATGAATTTCATGCAGATTATTTCCCTTTGAATACAACATCAGAAGAACCTTTCATTAAATTTTCTTTCTTAATcaagtatatttatttttttattttgttatgaaACTGATTTGAAACGCTACCTTACAATTTGGATTGATTGTTGTAGTGTAATACCCTCACAATACTTATTAATGCAGCCTTACTGAAAATaaactgtcaaaataaattactttttaggCATAAAATGAACCATTTGTCAGTGCCAGTGTCATTTTAACCATCCTTACTTTATCTGATAGATTGTGTCGTGAGTTTTAGTGCATATTACAAATgatatgtattttaaattgatAAATAGATTAACCTGTTTTACAAGCAGATCTCTGTCAAACTCAActggagaaacaaaaaaatcttgGATAGCTCACCATGGGTTCACCACAGCTCAACTGcctactgtctgtctgtagtgacgagaaagaggaagaggagtacGAGAAGGAGGAGGTTGGTGAGGATGGAGAGATCATTCTGGTCAGCGGAGACAAAATGTCTGGTCCCTGGAACAAGTCTGGTGCTGCCccagctcctgctgctgcacccGTGCGTGAGTAAACCCACTCAaactttcatttgttttaaagtgtCAGGAATTGACAGTCAGGGAATGAGCATAACACTGTTTATTAAGAATAcccttgttgttttttcccaCCCTAGTTAATGTCATTTACACTGAGCTCATATTTATTAGCACTCTTGCTAATTATGGGATACTATAGGGTTATGGGAGCCTATGACTAAGCTAATTTCTCTAGTGTGTTCCAAGCcagacatgtttttaattttttattatcataaaaTAATTATGTGTGGCAGCGGGTCCATAAAAAGTATCTTAAGTACATATTTACTGATAAAAGGCCTTACGTGCTCATAAATTCAGATTGGATGGGTCTTAAAGGTCTAGTATGTAGGCTTCAGGGGGATATatggcagaaatgtaatataatattcataactagtTTTCCTTAGTTTAAAATCATCTTACaataagaattgttgtttttgttaccttagatagaatgagctatttatatctacatacggagaGATTACTCTTCTATGGAgcctgccatgttgttctacagtagcccagaacggacaaaccaaacactggatcTATTTGGGGCCATtcgcatttttgcatcagccaccgtagttctcctgCACGCTtgacacacaggagaagtttcagctctccaacctcaccactagatgtcactaaacctgactcactggacctttaaatatttttggtcaTGTCACTGCCAGAATATCAGGTGTTGTTGCACATGGATCAGGCCATCAGTCTGCATTGTTAAACTAAGaccttgtttatttttctgtgctGAGAGCAGTGAGCACAGTGAGTATCATCTGTGTCATTTTACTTTACTGGtcattttgaactgacatcaATGAATTTACcatattttcacttttgttgTGTATTTCTTTAGCAAGTTTgctcttaaatttcattttaagtGGTATTATAAAAGTCTTACATTTAACTTGTTTATGCCTTTAGAAACcccaaattattttttcttcaaaCTGGTGTGATTTTTATAATTACAGAGGAGGTAGAGGAGCCTGAGTCGAAGCCTGCTGGTGTATATCGCCCCCCAGGGGCTCGGCTGTCCAACGCCAGAAGAGCTCCCACCCAGGGGCCTCCTGAGATCTTCAGTGATGCACAGTTTCCCTCCCTACTGTCCACCGCCAAGCATACGGAGACACGCAAGTAGGTAGAGTCCGATAGCAATAGTTTGTTTAACAGGGTTTTTCCTGGCTCAAAATGAGGCAGAGGTGGTACCATCCTGATCACGTGTACCGTGGCTTCAGCAAACACTGTTTTACAAGCAGTATGCTCTCTGAGTCATagtaatcatatgtgtgtgaaGTGATTTTCGTGACATTACACTGTATAAGAGTGAAGTTactgaatattttttacaaCAAGAATTCCCCAAAATTATGCAAAAgcacatttttaccaaattaAGTGTTGTAGTGTAACTTAATGGAGACCATTGATGTGTGAAGGGATTTTTGGGGACACTACATTGACTATGAGCAAATATTTTTATAGTATTTCTTTTCAGTGTTGCCGTTAGACGGCCCCTACATACTTGTCTCACGACAAGCTGTACATAGAGAGCAACGTTATTTGTCCAGCTCGGAGGACGACTCATTTTGATGAAAATAAGGTTGGAGCTTATTATCTGCTTTACTACAGTTGGAAGCAggcatgttttttgtttcaacaatgttttgCGTATGAGTCCAGGAATTTTGAATCTGCATAGAGCTGCATTCACAAACGCCAACTATCATTTGCAATGGCATTGTTAACTGTCAGCTGGTGAtataaaactatattaaaaaatTGTGCTGCTGGGAAAGAGAGAATAATAATGACCTCATCGGCTTTCTTTCTTGTTTATCGGGCTGATGCCTGCTTTGCTGCAGTTCAGCCAAAAAggtcttttcttcctctttggctgCGCCTTTCCCGGTGCACTGTGCTGATTACCATACAGTGCCACCACATTAGTGTGATGCCGCAATTGCAGTAACAAATGATAGAAATTCACCAAGAGCAAGTTTGTTGGGAAATAGAGTTTACCATAAAGACCCCCGCTAAGAGCTGGAGACGCCGCCTCGTACTTGTCTATGCAGGAAAAACCCTGGTTTAAATGAGAGGCTAATGTCTTGCCGCAGTTTGATTTAAATGTTACATGTCTGTGTTTCAGGGACAGGGAAATGGAGAAGACCTTTGAAGTTGTGAAACACAGGAACCGTGGTAGAGAGGAGAGCGGTGGCGCCTCTATGCAGCACTTGCAACTCGACAACCAATATGCCATCCTGGGGGATAAGTAGAGCCATTCCCCTCCGTCCCCTGGCCCCTTCAGCTCGGTCCTGCCCAGCCCCTCGAAGGAAGCTGAACTCCAGCTGTGTTGACTGCAGTCCCTACAGAGCCCACCTGCCAACATCACCACACTggttactcacacacacacacacacacacacacacacacacacacacacagcgtcaTATTCATGCACAGCAATACAACCGCAGCACATACAATGACACTCCCTTTAAATAAATGGCAGCACTTAACATACACTGGTTGGCAAAACTGAAGGACTGCGTCTGAAGGGGCTGTTGAAAGAGGGAATAATTGAAAAGGAATTGGCAAAATACACCCAAACGTacaacactgcagcagcaacagcagatgACAGATTTGTCCTGTGTGGATTGTACTCAGAGCAGCAGTTGTGTGGCACAACCTTTCTCTGGACTTCAACTTGCTTCGATAAAGCCACAGAGGATAACTTTAGGCAAGATGATTTTACAAACTTCTGTgaaaatatctatttttttgCAAGATCGTTATAACCCAATCGCACACGatattttgtggtgtttttgagTTGCGGTGGGGGCTTCAGGCGTGGGGATACTACCTCAGCAGCAAAGCTGGTGGTGACAACGTGgactgagctttttttttttttttttcctcctgctgTGGTGGTGAACGAGGCAAACATCAGCCCCTCCCCACATACAAGCCGGCCATCAGGCTCTTTAATTTAGAAacttgaagcttttttttttcctttcatcatGGCGATGACACTCTGCAAAGATCTATGGACAAGAAGTGATAGGTTGTGGTCCTCATTTAGAATTTCTGTATAAAGTGGCCTTACTGATAGAAACTGCTTTGTCATCTGAAGAGAACTCTGCTTGTTGTCTCACAGGCTGCTGCCTGCCTCTGGATCTCACCacttgtgacaaaaaaaaaaaaaaaccatacaaatgaaaaaaatccttcTGTTCAAGAATGTAGTGCTGTTGTAGTTTGCCTGATGATTACAGCTACTAACTGTTTTTCATATCCACTGTTTGATTTTGCTGCCCCCTCTCTTATTTTGGTCTGTTTTAGACATCAGCAAAAGAAATTAAAGCTTGTTTCTAATCTCAAATCATTCTTTCGGTAACAAATGTTTTACAGTGATTTGACACCAGATGCTCACAGATGTTACAGTATCAAGAAAAATGATGGGAAACCACTTTAAACACATATTTATTGAGGTTGTGTGGCCATACTGAGTTCACAGCTTTTATAATTTGTTGTGAAGTGGTACTGTTCTACCCC
This is a stretch of genomic DNA from Epinephelus fuscoguttatus linkage group LG21, E.fuscoguttatus.final_Chr_v1. It encodes these proteins:
- the cdv3 gene encoding protein CDV3 homolog isoform X1 → MADLPPEKSLDDFFAKRDKKKKKEKGKGKDTAAGPTSAVTKKTKKEKEKSAKNENQDTQIEKEDEEWKDFEQKEVDYSGLRLQALQISDEKEEEEYEKEEVGEDGEIILVSGDKMSGPWNKSGAAPAPAAAPVQEVEEPESKPAGVYRPPGARLSNARRAPTQGPPEIFSDAQFPSLLSTAKHTETRKDREMEKTFEVVKHRNRGREESGGASMQHLQLDNQYAILGDK
- the cdv3 gene encoding protein CDV3 homolog isoform X2 — its product is MADLPPEKSLDDFFAKRDKKKKKEKGKGKDTAAGPTSAVTKKTKKEKEKSAKNENQDTQIEKDEEWKDFEQKEVDYSGLRLQALQISDEKEEEEYEKEEVGEDGEIILVSGDKMSGPWNKSGAAPAPAAAPVQEVEEPESKPAGVYRPPGARLSNARRAPTQGPPEIFSDAQFPSLLSTAKHTETRKDREMEKTFEVVKHRNRGREESGGASMQHLQLDNQYAILGDK
- the cdv3 gene encoding protein CDV3 homolog isoform X3, with amino-acid sequence MADLPPEKSLDDFFAKRDKKKKKEKGKGKDTAAGPTSAVTKKTKKEKEKSAKNENQDTQIEKEDEEWKDFEQKEVDYSGLRLQALQISDEKEEEEYEKEEVGEDGEIILVSGDKMSGPWNKSGAAPAPAAAPVQEVEEPESKPAGVYRPPGARLSNARRAPTQGPPEIFSDAQFPSLLSTAKHTETRK